The genome window CGGCAAGCAGGATGGCGCCGGCGCCGATCAGGAAGGGGAAGATGCCGTCGCTGCCAAGGATCGAAAATAGCAGTGGCCCGGCCGCAAAGCCCAGGGAAAGCACCGTCGCATAGATGCCGAGCACGAAGCCGCGTTTGGAAGGAGGCGAAGCGGCGTTGATCCAGAATTCGGAGAGGATGAACAGCGTCGTCGTTGCGCCGTGGAAGGCGAAACGCAGCGGAAACCACATCCAGAAATCCTCGGCATAATAAAAGCCGAGCGCGCTCAGCGCCGAAATCAGCACGGCCCAGAGCATTGTCGGCGCAACGCCGTATTTATGGGCGAGCTTGGTGGTGATGGGTGCGGCAGCCATCGCCGCGACCCCGGCCATCGCCGTGTTGAGCCCGATCAGGGTGGACGAGATGCCGCGTTTTTCGAGGATGATGCTGAGGAGGGGCAGCCCGAGGCCGATTGCTATGCCGACGGCTGATATGGACGAGATGGCTGCCACCAGAGAAGGCCAATGGATTTCCTCGACATCGCCCGGTGTGCCGTTTCTCGGCTGAGACATTTATCCATCCTTAGAAAGCTACGCGAGCGAATCGGCCGATCACCTCACACAGAAAGACACAGGCGTGCCAAATCCAGGTGACGGGGGCGTTTCGCAGTATTTCCGATGTGAGTGACCACCTGCGGAATGTAAAGCCTGTTCAGACAAGAAAAGCTTACCATGTCAAGTCGTTGAGGATCGTCGGCTGCCCCCGGTGGTGATCGGTGGAGCGCTGCCACTACACGTCAAATATGTCTGGAAGGTGAAGGCGCTAAAGCGCGTCGCCATCTTTCAGATTCGCTGCCTGCGCTTTAGCTCCTTATTTCTCGCATGTCGTTGTCACGCGACATGCTCTAATCCGGCCTAGTCCGACCGGCCGGGGATGTCATAATCGCCCGGATCGTCACTCCCTCCACCGAAGCCGTGCATGCGCAGCGCCCATTGCAGGCCGATGACGCCGCCCTTGATCGGCTGGATCGAGGCAAGCGCTGTGATCACGGTGATCGGCGCCCAGATGGCAAGATGCATCCAGACCGGCAGCACGAAGGTCATGTCGGTCAGCATATAGCCGCCGACCACGACGTGGCCGAGAATGAGGATGACGATATAGGGCGGCAGGTCGTCCGCGCGTTGGTGATACATCGCCTCGCCGCAGACGGCGCAATGATCGACCGGCTTCAGGAAGGCGCGAAAAAGCTTGCCATTGCCGCAGGCCGGGCAGCGGTTCATCAGCCCGCGCATGATGGAGCGCCCCACCGGACGCTCGACCTCAGGCGCATCCCCGTGGCGGACGGCCGGTTCGGTCGGTGTGCTCATTGGGTGTTCCTCTTCGGATCTAGTGCCGTCCGCGCGGCGGCCTCGTTCCGGGTTTCTTGCGGACCTGGCCCCTGTCGCGGCGGCCGGCTTTGTGGAAGGAGCGCACCGCCGTCGGCATCTCGCGGCCCTCGCTGATCATCTCGAAACGCAGCGCCCCGGCAAGCGGGATCGCCTCGGCAAGCTTCACCGTGACGTTGTCGCCAAGGCGATAGCCGCGCCCTGTTCTTTCACCCGAGAGCGCCTGATGCGCCTCGTCATAGATGAAATAATCGGTGCCAAGCGTAGAGATGGGGACGAAACCGTCGGCGCCATAGTCCGGCAGGACGACGAATAGCCCGGATTTCGTCACGCCCGAGACCCGTCCGGCAAATTCTTCGCCGACCCGGCCGGCAAGGTGATGGGCGATCAGCCGGTCGACCGTCTCGCGCTCGGCGGCCATGGCCCGGCGCTCGAAGGTCGAGATTTCAGCGGCGATATCGTCGAGTGTAGCCTCTTCGTCGGGGGTGATGCCGCCTTCGCCGAAGCCGAGCGAGCCGACGAGGGCGCGATGCACGATAAGATCGGCGTAGCGGCGGATCGGCGAGGTGAAGTGGGCGTATTTCATCAGGTTGAGGCCGAAATGGCCGATATTCTCCGGCCCATAGATCGCCTGGCTCTGCGAGCGCAGAACCATCTCGTT of Rhizobium sp. BT04 contains these proteins:
- a CDS encoding DUF983 domain-containing protein, with the translated sequence MSTPTEPAVRHGDAPEVERPVGRSIMRGLMNRCPACGNGKLFRAFLKPVDHCAVCGEAMYHQRADDLPPYIVILILGHVVVGGYMLTDMTFVLPVWMHLAIWAPITVITALASIQPIKGGVIGLQWALRMHGFGGGSDDPGDYDIPGRSD